The genomic region GGGGAGGAGTGATGAAACACTACTAGACTACAGACTAACACTAATTGATGTACTAGCCAATTTGTGTGAGGTTTATCGATGTTCAATTTCTAGAATAAATTAAGTGAGTTATTGTCACATCTAAGCTGTAACCTGATGAATAAAACCAAAAAGACTTATGTATTAAAGCTATATGTAGCTGGTAACACGCCCAACTCTGTGAGAGCATTAAACACATTAAAAAACATATTAGAGCAGGAATTTCAAGGAGTCTATGCTTTAAAAGTGATAGACGTTCTGAAGAATCCACAATTAGCAGAGGAAGATAAAATTCTAGCCACACCTACACTGTCAAAGATTTTACCACCGCCAGTGCGGAAGATCATTGGAGATTTGTCTGATCGGGAGAGGGTCTTAATAGGTCTCGACTTACTCTATGAAGAACTGAGCGAGGAGGAGTGGGATAACACAGATGATCACAAAATTGAGGAAATAAACTAGTCCGTATGGGACAATTAACCATCTAAGATTAAGTATACAATTGGCAATGAGCGACCAGGAGAAACAAGAACAAAAAGAACAGCAAACCCCTACCAGCGCCGGAGTAGAGAAAATT from Cylindrospermopsis curvispora GIHE-G1 harbors:
- the kaiB gene encoding circadian clock protein KaiB, with the protein product MNKTKKTYVLKLYVAGNTPNSVRALNTLKNILEQEFQGVYALKVIDVLKNPQLAEEDKILATPTLSKILPPPVRKIIGDLSDRERVLIGLDLLYEELSEEEWDNTDDHKIEEIN